In Streptomyces sp. NBC_00306, a single genomic region encodes these proteins:
- a CDS encoding protein kinase domain-containing protein: protein MGQETVAGRFRITGILGRGNMGEVHRAEDLQAAPDSRHRQVAVKTVLRSRTGIAVDASGAGKEIDRFRREVRIMRMLSQGHPNLTLLIDGGVDEAPGGSGLPYLAMELLDGHPLADLIDEEPQLPVSWVAALGAQLAAGLAAAHTAGVVHRDLKPANAMLTRDGTVKVLDFGMGSVVDDLDQTRLTSTGVSVGTARYMAPEQFRAERVSASADLYALGCILYELLIGRPPFSARTPYELSEQHQHERPPRLTLVRPDLPAELVRLVDRLLEKDAELRPDNAALVRETLVPLAFAPDDTAALLSPHWQVMDPVARLRALLPQPTPAAPTPVPRRAPRLPEAMDVFGIHSDLISEYESFTRSSTVIRDARIAGFVEDDLAAKSQWPDPWLSLNPFFADGGQVTDLVRDGVLHPRCAEIFQADKKENSPRPDGRPLTFHLHQRQAIEAAQAGDSYVLTTGTGSGKSLSYIVPIVDRVLKERQATGPDGGGRVRAIVVYPMNALANSQLGELEKYLRHGFGKGREPVTFARYTGQESKEDRRELRKNPPDILLTNYVMLELMLTRPDDRSSLIRMAEGLQFLVFDELHTYRGRQGADVAFLIRRVREACRASVTLQCIGTSATMSTEGSWEDQQREVAKVAGRLFGTTVLPKRVIGETLVRATEEASESMPAERLRVPAAPRSYDALTKDPLARWVESRFGLEREEGTERLRRRAPGTVEEAAAELAAASGVPEEAVREAIRTTLEAGAQAKHPVTERPLFAFRLHQFLSKGDTVFTTLEDPLTRPLTRTYQLEQPDSDGKPLFPLAFCRECGQEYLTVWRTEENGAFRYEPRRDTSASGGRAGEGYLYLGMPGEDYEWPADPQKAVDDRRLPESWLESDAQGVTVVKKSYRPRVPKRVVVDAHGHESGEGLVAAFVPAPFLFCVHCQVSYEQTRGRDFAKLATLDQEGRSSATSLISASIVKSLRAVPEESLGKEARKLLTFVDNRQDASLQAGHFNDFAQVTQLRGALYQAAARAGVEGLSHDDLAEAVTEVMGLTPAEFTDVANLTPAMERRAVKAFRDVVGYRLYRDLERGWRITMPNLEQTGLLRIDYEDLGWLAAADERWQSAHAVLRDADPALREEIARTLLDFMRRALAIDVQYFRDDFDTLQRASEERLTGAWVLSESDRPTVGTAYPYGSRPGMERSALFLSARGKFGKYLRRNMPELREASVTLDDVQGVIEDLLKVMVDADLVREVDATPEFSGPSYRLRAAQKRTGYRVSAAALIWRAGNGERGAVDPLARTYSSGEGPRVNPFFRDLYRTAAAELAGLYAREHTAQVLPEERLEREEQFRKAELPLLYCSPTMELGVDISSLNAVLMRNVPPTPANYAQRSGRAGRSGQPALVTTYCATGNSHDQYYFRDSQKMVAGQVAPPRLDLANEDLVRSHLQGIWLAETEMQLGIAIPEVVDVAYDPDGDDRPDPQMQLPLRSGILDRSLDEDARRRAAATARTVLAPLIAAFESTTWWYDEWIEDRIERAPQEFDAAFDRWRQLFRAAVIDQYEQNKRVVDHTLTQGEQSRARSRRREAETQTNLLLNRSTDSKSVMSDFNPYRYLASEGFLPGYSFPRLPLAAYIPRSGNRRNADGDYLQRPRFLAIREFGPGALIYHEGARYQVTRVQLPPDASGELATAEARRCDGCGYHYVVKPGLDQCDMCKEELRGKRTGLLHLHTVYTTPRERISSDEEERRRAGFRLETSYAFQDHGARKGRLTSHVADGDGAPVLDLDYGDSATVRITNLGRVRDKEDEPDGYWLDLGDGRWLNDRAAADAIEGTGMPVVDEDGNEKRRKKRVLPFVEDRRNILVVTLEEPLPEPVAWSFLYALERGIEAAFELEDSELTAELLPPDEGPRRRMLFTEAAEGGAGVLRRIQHEKDALAKAAKTALELCHFDPDTGEDEGGPTDSERCARGCYACLLTYANQTHHRQLSRHAARPLLVRLAEALTEREDRGESRSERFRRLAPASTSPTPVEADLAALVAQGDLLGWLRAKGYRLPDEASVLVPEAGACPDLVFRLDGANLAVFVDLPGRAPDSTRDIEAGYRLEDAGWDVVRFPTDADWDTIADTNALYFHLR from the coding sequence ATGGGCCAGGAGACGGTCGCCGGACGGTTCCGGATCACGGGGATCCTGGGCCGCGGGAACATGGGCGAGGTACACCGGGCCGAGGACCTTCAGGCCGCCCCGGACTCCCGGCACCGGCAGGTCGCCGTGAAGACCGTGCTGCGGAGCCGGACCGGGATCGCCGTCGACGCCTCGGGGGCCGGCAAGGAGATCGACCGCTTCCGCCGTGAAGTGCGGATCATGCGCATGCTCTCCCAGGGGCACCCGAACCTCACCCTGCTGATCGACGGCGGTGTGGACGAGGCGCCGGGCGGAAGCGGACTGCCCTATCTGGCCATGGAGTTGCTGGACGGCCATCCGCTCGCCGACCTCATCGACGAAGAACCCCAGCTGCCGGTCTCCTGGGTCGCCGCCCTCGGGGCGCAGCTCGCCGCCGGTCTTGCCGCCGCGCACACCGCAGGTGTCGTCCACCGCGATCTGAAGCCGGCCAATGCGATGCTGACCCGCGACGGCACCGTCAAGGTTCTCGACTTCGGTATGGGTTCGGTCGTCGACGATCTTGACCAGACGCGGCTGACCAGTACGGGAGTCAGCGTCGGCACGGCTCGCTACATGGCACCCGAGCAGTTCCGTGCCGAGCGGGTCTCCGCGTCGGCCGATCTCTACGCGCTCGGCTGCATCCTGTACGAACTGCTGATAGGGCGGCCGCCGTTCTCCGCGAGAACCCCCTACGAGCTCTCCGAACAGCATCAGCACGAGCGGCCGCCGCGGCTGACCCTGGTGCGCCCGGATCTGCCTGCCGAGCTGGTCCGGCTGGTGGACCGCCTCTTGGAGAAGGACGCCGAACTCCGGCCCGACAACGCCGCCTTGGTCCGCGAGACGCTGGTCCCGCTCGCCTTCGCACCGGACGACACGGCCGCCCTGCTGTCCCCGCACTGGCAGGTCATGGACCCGGTGGCGCGACTGCGCGCCCTCCTCCCCCAGCCCACCCCGGCCGCACCCACGCCCGTGCCGCGCAGAGCGCCTCGTCTGCCCGAGGCGATGGACGTCTTCGGTATCCACTCCGATCTGATCAGCGAGTACGAGAGCTTCACCAGGAGCTCGACGGTGATCCGGGACGCCCGCATCGCCGGCTTCGTCGAGGACGATCTGGCGGCGAAGTCCCAGTGGCCCGACCCCTGGTTGTCGCTGAACCCGTTCTTCGCGGACGGTGGTCAGGTCACCGATCTCGTGCGGGACGGCGTGCTCCACCCGAGATGCGCGGAGATCTTCCAGGCCGACAAGAAGGAGAACTCCCCGCGCCCGGACGGGCGTCCGTTGACCTTCCACCTTCATCAACGGCAGGCCATCGAGGCCGCTCAGGCGGGCGACTCCTACGTGCTCACCACGGGCACCGGTTCCGGCAAGTCGCTGTCGTACATCGTCCCGATCGTGGACCGTGTGCTGAAGGAACGTCAGGCGACCGGCCCCGATGGGGGTGGCCGGGTGCGTGCGATCGTCGTCTACCCGATGAACGCGCTGGCCAACTCGCAGTTGGGCGAGTTGGAGAAGTATCTGCGTCACGGCTTCGGAAAGGGCCGGGAGCCGGTCACCTTCGCCCGCTACACCGGTCAGGAGTCCAAGGAGGACCGTCGGGAACTGCGCAAGAACCCGCCGGACATCCTGCTGACCAACTACGTGATGCTGGAGCTGATGCTGACCCGGCCGGACGACCGGTCCAGCCTGATCCGCATGGCCGAGGGGCTCCAGTTCCTCGTCTTCGACGAGCTGCACACCTACCGCGGCCGGCAGGGCGCGGACGTGGCGTTCCTGATCCGCAGGGTGCGTGAGGCCTGCCGTGCGTCCGTGACCCTGCAGTGCATCGGCACCTCGGCGACCATGTCCACCGAGGGCTCCTGGGAGGACCAGCAGCGTGAGGTGGCCAAGGTCGCCGGCCGGTTGTTCGGTACGACGGTGCTGCCGAAGCGGGTCATCGGCGAGACCCTGGTCCGGGCGACCGAGGAGGCCTCCGAGAGCATGCCCGCCGAGCGGCTTCGGGTGCCGGCCGCGCCCCGCTCGTACGACGCTCTGACGAAGGACCCGCTGGCCCGCTGGGTGGAGTCCCGGTTCGGTCTGGAGCGCGAGGAGGGGACGGAACGGCTGCGGCGCCGTGCCCCGGGCACCGTCGAGGAGGCGGCGGCAGAGCTGGCCGCGGCGTCCGGCGTGCCCGAGGAGGCCGTGCGGGAGGCGATCCGGACGACCCTGGAAGCGGGCGCGCAGGCCAAGCATCCGGTGACCGAGCGGCCGCTGTTCGCGTTCCGGCTGCACCAGTTCCTCTCCAAGGGCGACACCGTCTTCACCACGCTCGAGGATCCGCTGACCCGGCCGCTGACCCGCACCTACCAGCTGGAGCAGCCGGACAGCGACGGCAAGCCGCTGTTCCCGCTGGCGTTCTGCCGTGAGTGCGGCCAGGAGTACCTGACCGTCTGGCGGACGGAGGAGAACGGCGCGTTCCGGTACGAGCCGCGCCGCGACACCTCCGCCTCCGGGGGGCGCGCGGGCGAGGGCTACCTGTACCTGGGCATGCCCGGCGAGGACTACGAGTGGCCGGCCGATCCGCAGAAGGCCGTGGACGACCGGCGGTTGCCGGAGTCCTGGCTGGAGTCGGACGCGCAGGGTGTGACGGTCGTCAAGAAGTCCTACCGGCCCCGGGTGCCCAAGCGGGTCGTCGTGGACGCCCACGGCCACGAGTCGGGTGAGGGGCTGGTGGCGGCATTCGTCCCGGCGCCGTTCCTGTTCTGTGTGCACTGCCAGGTCTCCTACGAGCAGACCCGCGGCCGGGACTTCGCCAAGCTGGCCACCCTGGACCAGGAGGGGCGTTCCTCGGCGACCTCGCTGATCTCCGCGTCGATCGTGAAGTCCCTGCGGGCGGTGCCGGAGGAGAGCCTGGGCAAGGAGGCGCGCAAGCTCCTCACCTTCGTCGACAACCGGCAGGACGCCTCGCTGCAGGCCGGGCACTTCAACGACTTCGCCCAGGTGACCCAGTTGCGGGGCGCCCTGTACCAGGCCGCGGCGCGGGCCGGTGTAGAGGGCCTCAGCCACGACGACCTCGCCGAGGCCGTCACCGAGGTGATGGGTCTGACGCCCGCCGAGTTCACGGACGTCGCGAACCTGACCCCGGCCATGGAGCGCCGGGCCGTGAAGGCCTTCCGGGACGTCGTCGGGTACCGCCTCTACCGCGACCTGGAGCGCGGCTGGCGTATCACGATGCCGAACCTGGAGCAGACGGGGCTGCTCAGGATCGACTACGAGGACCTGGGCTGGCTCGCCGCCGCCGACGAGCGCTGGCAGTCCGCGCACGCCGTGCTGCGGGACGCCGATCCGGCGCTGCGCGAGGAGATCGCCCGTACTCTGCTCGATTTCATGCGCCGGGCGCTGGCCATCGACGTCCAGTACTTCCGCGACGACTTCGACACCCTGCAGCGGGCGAGCGAGGAGCGGCTGACCGGGGCGTGGGTGCTGAGCGAGAGCGACCGCCCGACTGTCGGAACCGCCTATCCGTACGGCTCGCGGCCGGGTATGGAACGTTCCGCGCTGTTCCTGTCGGCCCGCGGCAAGTTCGGCAAGTACCTGCGGCGGAACATGCCCGAGCTGCGCGAGGCGTCCGTGACACTGGACGACGTCCAGGGCGTCATCGAGGACCTGTTGAAGGTAATGGTCGACGCCGACCTGGTGCGCGAGGTGGACGCGACCCCCGAGTTCTCCGGCCCTTCCTACCGGCTCCGCGCGGCGCAGAAGCGCACCGGTTACCGGGTGTCGGCCGCGGCGTTGATCTGGCGTGCCGGGAACGGTGAACGCGGCGCGGTCGACCCGCTCGCGCGCACCTACAGCAGTGGCGAGGGCCCGCGCGTCAACCCGTTCTTCCGCGACCTGTACCGCACCGCGGCAGCCGAACTGGCCGGTCTGTACGCACGCGAGCACACCGCCCAGGTCCTCCCGGAGGAGCGGCTGGAGCGCGAGGAGCAGTTCCGAAAGGCAGAACTGCCTCTCCTGTACTGCTCGCCGACGATGGAGCTGGGCGTGGACATCTCCTCGCTCAACGCCGTGCTGATGCGCAATGTGCCGCCCACCCCGGCGAACTACGCGCAGCGCTCGGGCCGCGCGGGCCGTTCCGGTCAGCCCGCGCTGGTGACCACGTACTGCGCGACGGGCAACAGCCACGACCAGTACTACTTCCGCGACTCCCAGAAGATGGTGGCGGGCCAGGTGGCCCCGCCCCGCCTCGACCTGGCCAACGAGGATCTGGTCCGCTCGCATCTGCAGGGCATCTGGCTGGCGGAGACGGAGATGCAGCTCGGCATCGCGATTCCGGAGGTCGTTGATGTCGCCTACGACCCGGACGGGGACGACCGCCCCGATCCGCAGATGCAGCTCCCGCTCCGCTCCGGCATCCTCGACCGGTCCCTGGACGAGGACGCCCGCAGGCGCGCGGCCGCCACCGCCCGTACCGTCCTCGCCCCGCTGATCGCGGCCTTCGAGTCGACCACCTGGTGGTACGACGAGTGGATCGAGGACCGGATCGAGCGGGCCCCGCAGGAGTTCGACGCCGCCTTCGACCGGTGGCGCCAGCTGTTCCGGGCCGCCGTCATCGACCAGTACGAGCAGAACAAACGGGTCGTCGACCACACCCTGACGCAGGGCGAGCAGAGCCGGGCGCGCAGCCGCCGCCGGGAGGCCGAGACCCAGACGAACCTGCTGCTGAACCGCTCCACCGACAGCAAGTCGGTGATGAGCGACTTCAACCCGTACCGCTATCTGGCGTCCGAGGGCTTCCTGCCGGGGTACAGCTTCCCGCGGCTGCCGCTGGCCGCGTACATCCCGCGCTCCGGCAACCGCCGCAACGCCGACGGCGACTATCTGCAGCGCCCCCGGTTCCTCGCGATCCGCGAGTTCGGCCCCGGTGCGCTCATCTACCACGAGGGCGCCCGCTACCAGGTCACGCGGGTGCAGCTGCCGCCGGACGCCTCGGGCGAACTGGCGACGGCGGAGGCCCGGCGCTGCGACGGCTGCGGCTACCACTACGTCGTCAAACCCGGCCTCGACCAGTGCGACATGTGCAAGGAGGAGCTGCGTGGCAAGCGCACCGGCCTGCTCCACCTGCACACCGTGTACACCACGCCGCGCGAGCGGATCTCCTCCGACGAGGAGGAGCGCCGCCGGGCGGGTTTCCGGCTGGAGACCTCGTACGCCTTCCAGGACCACGGCGCCCGCAAGGGACGCCTCACCTCGCATGTGGCCGACGGCGACGGGGCACCCGTTCTCGACCTGGACTACGGCGACTCCGCGACCGTGCGCATCACCAACCTCGGCCGCGTCCGCGACAAGGAGGACGAGCCGGACGGCTATTGGCTGGACCTCGGCGACGGTCGCTGGCTCAACGACCGGGCCGCCGCCGACGCCATCGAGGGCACCGGCATGCCGGTGGTCGACGAGGACGGCAACGAGAAGCGCCGCAAGAAGCGGGTGCTGCCCTTCGTGGAGGACCGCCGCAACATTCTCGTGGTCACCCTGGAGGAGCCGCTCCCCGAGCCGGTGGCGTGGTCGTTCCTGTACGCGCTGGAGCGGGGCATCGAGGCGGCGTTCGAGCTGGAGGACTCCGAGCTGACTGCGGAGCTGCTCCCGCCGGACGAGGGTCCGCGCCGCCGCATGCTGTTCACGGAGGCCGCCGAGGGCGGTGCCGGTGTGCTGCGCCGGATCCAGCACGAGAAGGACGCCCTCGCCAAGGCCGCGAAGACCGCTTTGGAGCTCTGCCACTTCGACCCGGACACGGGCGAGGACGAGGGCGGGCCGACGGACAGCGAGAGGTGCGCGCGCGGCTGCTACGCCTGCCTGCTGACCTACGCCAACCAGACGCACCACCGCCAGCTGAGCCGGCACGCCGCCCGCCCGCTGCTGGTACGGCTGGCCGAGGCCCTCACCGAACGGGAGGACCGCGGTGAGTCCCGCAGCGAACGGTTCCGCAGGCTGGCCCCGGCGAGCACCTCGCCGACCCCGGTGGAGGCGGATCTGGCGGCCCTGGTCGCGCAGGGCGATCTGCTCGGCTGGCTGAGGGCGAAGGGCTACCGGCTGCCGGACGAGGCGAGCGTCCTCGTCCCGGAGGCCGGGGCCTGCCCGGACCTCGTCTTCCGGCTGGACGGCGCCAACCTCGCCGTGTTCGTCGACCTCCCGGGCCGCGCCCCCGACTCCACCCGCGACATCGAGGCCGGGTATCGCCTGGAGGACGCCGGCTGGGACGTCGTGCGGTTCCCGACGGACGCCGACTGGGACACCATCGCGGACACCAACGCCCTCTACTTCCACCTCCGTTGA
- a CDS encoding AAA domain-containing protein, whose amino-acid sequence MNEAAGLPYPVKELLTAARLEVAAELRSDGKDGGKVSLSAGRRVSTADGKHEYLFDCKRWLDALDGKAALVRMSRSTGEWTPAAVSRMPEGKVRVVTGADLGATPSHVQIREDDAATWRVLVERLETVGQPNHPVQTDHAAWALGQGDPRPGKGAGTTAQWVANWASLKLNPRQRQAVAQALDCDVLFLWGPPGTGKTDVVGHIVEGCYRQGHSVLFLAPTNVAVDQALERICELLSNEDGFDGGLVQRAGTIAGASLRDRYGDHVDAERIGGRLSAHLDESLVQLGTSLRHTQEGIAVHDRVDGLGTDLAAARRVQNDAGTRRMNHLQAQNGARSVIAAQEELIRKTGAPSGIFAGRKQAQLDKAQAALHQARIDVQQASTGLAAADRDLRRAAAEADRLDKAITVEQPRLVGLPARAALLSQAEHIQQQIGELEAQRRKIKETVRSKCRVLGATVAMGVQVRKLLDRVDVVVVDEAGMVNLPAAWYAAGLAGKRIVFAGDFRQLPAVTKADGDRKASDAEREHARQWTARDVFSSAGVVSAGGSVLPDARLVALETQYRMRRAICDLVNTVAYPDAPLKTGRDDDSRIPFNALVDAPLILVDTSRQRIRGRDHQTNTVHEAAVHELVRGLQYEGVLPGRKWDDVPVGERATDRLAVIAPYRKQVQALKSSLGWRFGEQFEGLVDTVHRFQGSQRPIVILDTTAGAGTQPGYFFQGTGLSSNTCRLLNVALSRAQDHLIVIADVEHLRQHLSATSEARRMLDHLEAHAQCISVDQLIPVREAAQLASLTEEELSRPAFFPADEVPRAVSWDIGRAMRSIEVYCPFLDPRPVRAWSTQLAKRVADGVTVTVRTRPPEEQSSDAAVERVRGLVQELRAAGCQVEFRDRMHEKVLILDASVLWHGSLNLLANSGPTDLMMRLTDPAACQRVGHVIERARKERAAWNPRASSPSDGPAATRGGTRLYLNVPYAEKDEAKRLLGARWDGQRRQWYVDTDRVSREQASRWLPNRLDGDGDS is encoded by the coding sequence TTGAACGAGGCCGCGGGATTGCCGTATCCGGTCAAGGAACTGCTCACGGCCGCGCGATTGGAGGTCGCAGCGGAGCTGCGCAGCGACGGCAAGGACGGCGGCAAGGTATCGCTCTCGGCCGGGCGCAGGGTGTCCACCGCCGACGGCAAGCATGAGTACCTCTTCGACTGCAAGCGGTGGCTGGACGCCCTCGACGGCAAGGCAGCGCTGGTGCGCATGTCGAGGTCGACGGGGGAGTGGACGCCTGCCGCGGTGTCGCGCATGCCCGAGGGCAAGGTGCGTGTCGTGACCGGGGCGGACCTCGGAGCGACCCCCTCTCATGTGCAGATCCGGGAGGACGACGCGGCCACCTGGCGCGTTCTCGTGGAACGGCTGGAGACGGTGGGGCAGCCGAATCACCCCGTCCAGACGGATCACGCGGCCTGGGCTCTCGGACAGGGCGACCCGCGGCCGGGGAAAGGTGCAGGAACCACCGCCCAATGGGTCGCGAACTGGGCGTCACTCAAGCTCAACCCTCGTCAGCGCCAGGCGGTGGCCCAAGCCCTCGACTGTGACGTGTTGTTCCTGTGGGGACCGCCCGGGACGGGCAAGACCGATGTGGTCGGGCACATCGTCGAAGGGTGCTACCGCCAAGGGCACTCAGTGCTCTTCCTGGCTCCCACCAACGTCGCCGTGGACCAGGCTCTGGAACGCATATGTGAGCTGCTCTCGAACGAGGACGGGTTCGACGGCGGGCTCGTCCAGCGCGCCGGGACCATTGCCGGGGCCTCTCTGCGGGACCGGTACGGGGACCATGTCGACGCCGAACGGATCGGCGGCCGGCTGAGCGCTCACCTGGACGAGTCCCTCGTACAGCTCGGCACGTCCTTGCGGCACACCCAAGAGGGCATCGCCGTCCATGACAGAGTGGACGGTCTCGGTACGGACCTCGCGGCTGCTCGGCGGGTTCAGAACGATGCGGGCACCAGACGGATGAACCACCTTCAGGCCCAGAACGGCGCACGATCCGTGATCGCCGCCCAGGAAGAACTGATCAGGAAGACAGGAGCCCCGAGCGGCATCTTCGCCGGTCGCAAGCAGGCGCAGCTCGACAAGGCCCAGGCCGCTCTCCACCAAGCCCGCATTGACGTCCAGCAGGCGTCGACGGGGCTGGCAGCGGCGGACCGCGACCTCCGCCGGGCCGCGGCCGAGGCCGACAGACTGGACAAGGCGATCACGGTCGAACAGCCGAGGCTCGTCGGGCTGCCCGCCCGTGCGGCCTTGCTGTCCCAGGCCGAGCACATCCAGCAGCAGATCGGCGAACTGGAAGCGCAGCGCCGGAAGATCAAGGAGACCGTACGCTCGAAGTGCCGCGTCCTCGGAGCGACCGTGGCCATGGGCGTGCAGGTGCGCAAACTCCTCGACCGAGTCGACGTGGTCGTCGTCGACGAGGCCGGGATGGTCAACCTGCCAGCCGCTTGGTACGCCGCCGGACTGGCAGGGAAGCGGATCGTGTTCGCTGGTGACTTCCGTCAACTGCCGGCGGTGACGAAGGCCGACGGCGACCGGAAAGCATCGGATGCCGAGCGTGAGCACGCCCGGCAATGGACAGCCCGGGACGTGTTCTCCAGTGCCGGTGTGGTGAGTGCGGGTGGGTCGGTGCTGCCGGATGCGCGGCTCGTCGCACTCGAGACCCAGTACCGCATGCGCAGAGCGATCTGCGATCTCGTCAACACCGTCGCGTACCCGGACGCACCGCTGAAGACGGGGCGCGATGACGATTCTCGGATCCCGTTCAACGCCTTGGTCGACGCGCCACTGATCCTCGTTGACACCTCGCGCCAACGTATCCGTGGTCGCGACCACCAGACCAACACCGTTCACGAGGCCGCCGTCCACGAACTCGTCCGCGGACTCCAGTACGAGGGCGTGCTGCCCGGCCGTAAGTGGGACGACGTACCGGTCGGGGAAAGGGCCACCGACCGCCTTGCTGTGATCGCCCCGTACAGAAAGCAGGTCCAGGCGCTCAAGAGCAGCCTCGGCTGGCGATTCGGGGAACAGTTCGAGGGTCTGGTCGACACCGTGCACCGCTTCCAGGGCAGCCAGCGACCCATCGTCATCCTCGACACGACGGCTGGGGCCGGAACCCAGCCCGGCTACTTCTTCCAGGGCACCGGACTGTCCTCGAACACCTGTCGTCTGCTGAACGTCGCGCTCAGCCGCGCCCAGGACCACCTCATAGTCATCGCCGACGTCGAACATCTCCGGCAGCATCTGTCCGCGACCAGCGAAGCGCGTCGGATGCTCGACCATCTCGAAGCGCACGCCCAGTGCATCTCCGTCGACCAGCTCATCCCCGTACGCGAGGCGGCACAACTCGCCTCGCTCACTGAGGAGGAACTCTCCCGGCCGGCGTTCTTCCCGGCCGACGAGGTGCCTCGTGCCGTGAGCTGGGACATCGGCCGGGCCATGCGCAGCATCGAGGTCTACTGCCCCTTCCTCGATCCACGACCTGTGCGGGCGTGGTCCACGCAACTGGCCAAGCGAGTGGCGGACGGTGTCACTGTCACTGTTCGCACCCGTCCGCCCGAGGAGCAGTCCTCGGACGCGGCCGTGGAACGCGTCCGCGGACTCGTCCAGGAACTGCGAGCAGCCGGATGTCAGGTGGAGTTCCGTGACCGTATGCACGAGAAGGTGCTCATTCTCGATGCCTCCGTGCTGTGGCACGGTTCGCTCAACCTGCTGGCGAACTCCGGCCCGACGGACCTGATGATGCGCCTCACGGACCCCGCCGCATGCCAGCGTGTGGGGCATGTGATCGAGCGAGCACGCAAGGAGCGCGCCGCGTGGAATCCAAGGGCCTCTTCTCCTTCGGACGGCCCGGCCGCGACGCGGGGCGGAACCCGGCTCTATCTGAACGTTCCGTATGCCGAGAAGGACGAGGCGAAGCGGTTGCTCGGCGCGCGGTGGGACGGCCAACGGCGTCAGTGGTACGTGGACACGGACCGTGTCAGTCGCGAACAGGCGTCGAGGTGGCTGCCGAATCGTCTTGACGGCGATGGCGATTCCTGA
- a CDS encoding helix-turn-helix domain-containing protein, producing MADDYLVRIGKLIRDARQHRGWTQTQLAEALGTSQSAVNRIERGNQNISLEMIARIGEALDSEIVSLGYAGPMHLRVVGGRRLSGAIDVKTSKNACVALLCGSLLNKGRTVLRRVARIEEVFRLLEVLNSIGVRTRWINEGLDLEIVPPAELDMDAIDAEAARRTRSIIMFLGPLLHKMDAFKLPYAGGCDLGTRTIEPHMIALRRFGLDITATEGLYHAEVERATTPDRPIVLTERGDTVTENALLAAARHDGVTVIRNASSNYMVQDLCFFLEALGVRVEGVGTTTLTVHGIPTIDVDVDYSPSEDPVEAMSLLAAAVVTESELTIRRVPIEFLEIELAVLEEMGLDHDRTAEYAADNGRTRLVDLTVRPSKLEAPIDKIHPMPFPGLNIDNVPFFAAIAAVAQGKTLIHDWVYDNRAIYLTDLNRLGGRLQLLDPHRVLVEGPTRWRAAEMMCPPALRPAVVVLLAMMAAEGTSVLRNVYVINRGYEELAERLNSVGAQIEIFRDI from the coding sequence ATGGCAGACGACTACCTCGTACGCATCGGCAAGCTCATCCGTGACGCCCGGCAGCACCGGGGCTGGACACAGACACAGCTCGCGGAGGCACTCGGCACCAGCCAGAGCGCTGTGAACCGCATCGAGCGCGGCAATCAGAACATCAGCCTTGAGATGATCGCTCGCATCGGCGAGGCGCTCGACAGCGAGATCGTGTCCCTCGGCTATGCCGGGCCCATGCATCTGCGGGTGGTCGGCGGACGCCGGCTCTCCGGCGCCATCGACGTCAAGACGAGCAAGAACGCCTGTGTGGCGCTGCTGTGCGGCTCCCTGCTCAACAAGGGCCGCACCGTGCTGCGCCGCGTGGCCCGCATCGAAGAGGTCTTCCGCCTGCTGGAGGTGCTCAACTCCATCGGTGTACGCACCCGTTGGATCAACGAGGGCCTGGACCTGGAGATCGTGCCGCCCGCCGAGCTCGACATGGACGCCATCGACGCCGAGGCCGCCCGGCGGACCCGGTCGATCATCATGTTCCTGGGCCCGCTGCTGCACAAGATGGACGCCTTCAAGCTCCCGTACGCGGGTGGCTGCGACCTCGGTACCCGCACGATCGAGCCGCACATGATCGCGCTGCGCCGCTTCGGTCTCGACATCACCGCGACGGAAGGGCTGTACCACGCGGAGGTGGAGCGGGCGACGACGCCGGACCGGCCGATCGTGCTGACCGAGCGCGGCGACACGGTGACCGAGAACGCGCTGCTGGCCGCGGCCCGGCACGACGGTGTGACCGTCATCCGCAACGCCTCCTCCAACTACATGGTCCAGGACCTGTGCTTCTTCCTGGAGGCGCTCGGCGTACGGGTGGAGGGCGTCGGCACCACGACGCTCACCGTGCACGGCATCCCGACCATCGACGTGGACGTCGACTACTCCCCCTCCGAGGACCCGGTCGAGGCGATGAGCCTGCTGGCCGCCGCCGTCGTCACGGAGTCCGAACTCACCATCCGGCGCGTCCCGATCGAGTTCCTGGAGATCGAGCTCGCGGTGCTGGAGGAGATGGGCCTGGACCACGACCGCACGGCGGAGTACGCGGCGGACAACGGCCGCACCCGGCTGGTGGACCTGACGGTGCGTCCCTCGAAGCTGGAGGCGCCGATCGACAAGATCCACCCGATGCCGTTCCCGGGCCTGAACATCGACAACGTCCCGTTCTTCGCGGCGATCGCGGCGGTGGCTCAGGGCAAGACGCTGATCCACGACTGGGTCTACGACAACCGGGCGATCTACCTGACCGACCTCAACCGCCTCGGCGGCCGCCTCCAGCTCCTGGACCCCCACCGCGTCCTGGTCGAGGGCCCGACCCGCTGGCGCGCGGCGGAGATGATGTGCCCGCCGGCCCTGCGCCCGGCGGTGGTGGTGCTGCTGGCGATGATGGCGGCGGAAGGAACGTCGGTTCTGCGCAACGTGTATGTGATCAACCGGGGTTACGAGGAGCTGGCGGAGCGGCTGAACTCGGTGGGGGCGCAGATCGAGATCTTCCGGGACATCTGA